One window from the genome of Magnolia sinica isolate HGM2019 chromosome 4, MsV1, whole genome shotgun sequence encodes:
- the LOC131243430 gene encoding bZIP transcription factor 29: protein MEEAEDHRGGDLIQRLQSSFGTSSSSIPKQPPPSSSASGRFEVPHLNTSQIRAPFRNFSQNFSPESNNKRAGMPPSHLHFPPASPYSQIPASAARPPAQQFSPAPSHSRSLSQPAFFSFDSLPPMSPSPYRESASPSLSDQMSADISMEERDMNSHTPPPPSPYTRGAGSGSVRVSESLPPRKAHRRSHSEIPFGFSSGIPSSPPVAPIRAQGGVLDRSASAKENLGVSKPAQLVKQELDWDRDGGDGNVEGTGERKSEGEAAVDDLFSAYMNLDNMDALNSGGALDKQCNENREDLDSRASGTKTGESSDNEAESSVNESGGSMHRANRSSSTERKEGTKRSACGDANVNVGSTRHCRSLSMDSLMGKMSFGDESPKLPPSVGVQAGQHSRTNSMDGTSAPFSLEFGNGEFSGAEMKKIMANEKLAEIALTDPKRAKRILANRQSAARSKERKMRYISELEHKVQTLQTEATTLSAQLTLLQRDSAGLTSQNNELKFRLQAMEQQAQLRDALNEALSAEVQRLKLATAELGESHPSNNLGHQRPVNPQMFQLQHQQQPMQLNIYQLQQQQQQQQQQNNNAATKHESNQ, encoded by the exons ATGGAAGAAGCTGAAGATCATCGCGGCGGCGATCTGATCCAACGGCTCCAATCTTCTTTCGGGACTTCGTCGTCTTCCATTCCAAAGCAGCCGCCACCATCATCGTCGGCGTCGGGTCGATTCGAGGTTCCTCATCTCAACACATCCCAAATCCGAGCGCCGTTCCGTAATTTCTCGCAGAATTTCAGCCCGGAGAGCAACAACAAGCGGGCTGGGATGCCTCCCTCCCACCTGCATTTCCCGCCTGCCTCTCCTTACTCACAGATCCCGGCTTCAGCGGCTCGGCCGCCGGCTCAGCAGTTCAGCCCTGCTCCCTCGCATTCCAGATCTTTATCACAGCCCGCGTTCTTCTCGTTTGATTCCTTGCCCCCGATGAGCCCGTCCCCTTACCGCGAATCGGCGTCTCCGTCGCTTTCGGATCAGATGTCTGCAGACATCTCGATGGAGGAACGGGATATGAACTCCCACACCCCGCCACCTCCTTCGCCCTACACGAGGGGGGCTGGGAGTGGCTCGGTCCGGGTCAGTGAGAGCCTCCCACCTCGCAAAGCGCACCGGCGCTCCCACAGTGAGATCCCGTTTGGGTTCTCGTCTGGGATCCCGTCTTCGCCCCCGGTTGCTCCGATCAGAGCTCAGGGTGGGGTTTTAGATCGGTCTGCTTCTGCAAAGGAGAATCTGGGGGTTTCGAAGCCAGCCCAGCTCGTGAAACAGGAATTGGATTGGGATAGAGATGGCGGTGATGGCAATGTGgaaggaacgggggagaggaaatcTGAAGGGGAAGCAGCTGTGGATGACCTGTTCTCTGCGTATATGAACTTGGACAATATGGATGCGTTGAACTCTGGCGGGGCTTTGGATAAACAATGCAATGAGAACCGTGAGGATTTGGATAGCAGAGCTAGCGGCACAAAGACTGGGGAGAGCAGTGACAATGAAGCAGAGAGCAGTGTGAATGAAAGTGGTGGGAGCATGCATCGTGCAAATCGGAGTTCCTCGACAGAGAGGAAGGAAGGGACCAAACGGAGCGCTTGTGGCGATGCCAATGTGAATGTTGGGTCAACTCGTCATTGTAGAAGTCTTTCCATGGATAGCTTGATGGGCAAGATGAGCTTCGGGGATGAGTCACCAAAGCTGCCGCCGTCCGTGGGAGTTCAGGCAGGCCAGCACTCGCGCACCAATTCGATGGATGGGACTTCGGCTCCTTTCAGCTTGGAGTTCGGGAATGGTGAATTCAGTGGTGCAGAGATGAAGAAGATCATGGCCAACGAGAAACTTGCTGAGATCGCGTTAACGGACCCTAAGCGGGCCAAAAG GATTTTGGCAAATCGGCAATCAGCTGCTCGATCCAAGGAGCGAAAGATGCGGTACATTTCAGAACTGGAACACAAGGTGCAGACTCTACAGACAGAAGCTACCACTCTGTCTGCTCAGCTTACCCTGTTACAG AGAGACTCAGCTGGGCTTACCAGTCAGAACAATGAGTTGAAGTTCCGTCTTCAGGCCATGGAGCAACAGGCACAACTAAGAGATG CCCTGAATGAAGCACTAAGTGCAGAGGTGCAGCGCTTGAAGCTGGCCACTGCAGAGCTCGGAGAGTCTCACCCTTCTAACAACTTGGGTCACCAGCGTCCAGTTAATCCTCAGATGTTCCAGCTGCAGCATCAGCAGCAACCTATGCAGCTCAACATTTATCAGCttcaacaacagcagcagcagcagcagcagcagaataACAATGCAGctacaaaacatgaatcaaaccagTAG